From the genome of Pseudomonas mohnii:
TTTTTCTATCAATCAAGGCTGTGCACCTGGTGCACACTAGCAAGGGTTTTCGTTGTCCACCAGCTACCTGATTTCCATACTGCGCCCAACAAGAAATCCAAAAGCGCTGTACGGAGATACCCATGAGTCTTGCACCCACTCCTTCCACGGTGGAGCTGAGCACCGACGTTGCCATCGTCGGCGCCGGCCCTGTCGGCCTGATGATTGCCAATTACCTGGGGCAATGTGGCGTGAACGTCACATTGGTGGAAAAGCTCGACAGCCTGATCGACTACCCCCGTGCCATCGGCCTGGACGATGAAAGCCTGCGTTCTTTCCAGTCCGTCAGTCTGGCCGACAAGGTGCTGCCGCATACCACGCCCTGGCACGCCATGCGTTTCCTGACGCCCAAGGGTCGCTGCTTTGCCGATATTCAACCTAAAACCGACGAGTTCGGCTGGTCTCGGCGCAACGCGTTCATTCAACCCTTGGCCGACCGGGTGCTGTTCGAAGGCCTGCAGCGTTTCAACAACGTCAAGGTACTGTTCAGCCGTGAGCTCAGCAGTTTTGAGCAAAGCGACAGCGCGGTGGTGCTCAACCTCACGGATCAGAACGGCCGCAACGAACGCCTGAATGCCCGCTACCTGATCGGTTGCGACGGCGGCAACAGCCTGGTGCGGCGCAGCCTGGACATCAGCTTCGAAGGCAAGACCGCGCCGAATCAATGGATCGTCGTCGACATTGCCAATGACCCGTTGAGCACACCCCACGTTTATCTGTGCTGCGACCCGGTGCGCCCTTACGTTTCCGCCGCCCTGCCCCATGGCGTGCGTCGTTTCGAGTTCATGGTCATGCCCGGTGAAACCGAAGCCGAGCTGAGCAAACCGGAAAACATGCGCAAGCTGCTGGGCAAGGTGCTGCCGAACCCGGACAACATCGAACTGATCCGCAGCCGCGTCTATACCCATAACGCTCGTCTGGCCGGTCGGTTCCGTCAGGGCCGGGTGCTGCTGGCCGGCGATGCCGCGCACATCATGCCGGTATGGCAAGGCCAGGG
Proteins encoded in this window:
- a CDS encoding bifunctional 3-(3-hydroxy-phenyl)propionate/3-hydroxycinnamic acid hydroxylase, coding for MSLAPTPSTVELSTDVAIVGAGPVGLMIANYLGQCGVNVTLVEKLDSLIDYPRAIGLDDESLRSFQSVSLADKVLPHTTPWHAMRFLTPKGRCFADIQPKTDEFGWSRRNAFIQPLADRVLFEGLQRFNNVKVLFSRELSSFEQSDSAVVLNLTDQNGRNERLNARYLIGCDGGNSLVRRSLDISFEGKTAPNQWIVVDIANDPLSTPHVYLCCDPVRPYVSAALPHGVRRFEFMVMPGETEAELSKPENMRKLLGKVLPNPDNIELIRSRVYTHNARLAGRFRQGRVLLAGDAAHIMPVWQGQGYNSGMRDASNLAWKLSLVIKGLAADSLLDSYEQERRDHAKAMIDLSVLAGHVLAPPKRWQGTLRDGVSWLLNYVPPVKRYFLEMRFKPMPQYTRGALIVPSEKGSPTGKMFIQPQVLTDAGTTVLLDEVIGENFAIIAWGCDPTWGLTAAQITQWKNLGTRFIQVLPDVQLRAPSDAGDDVIRVGDSSGRLREWFARGNSSIALVRPDRFVAGVAIPQTVGQACDELARALKVLPQTAANAVVSKVA